The following coding sequences lie in one Pectobacterium sp. A5351 genomic window:
- a CDS encoding YebY family protein, whose protein sequence is MMKKFLLSIVLTSLSVNAFAAAKLANISRLEYGDRWAFTREEVQLICRPGNALYALHTGTLMQYPLNDVAIAQMKSGQVSAQPIDAIWLDDPKHPGKKKSLQPFIERAEQLCQSDAKP, encoded by the coding sequence ATGATGAAGAAATTTTTGCTATCTATCGTGCTTACCTCACTTTCTGTGAATGCTTTTGCTGCCGCCAAACTGGCAAATATCAGCCGGTTGGAATACGGCGATCGTTGGGCTTTCACGCGTGAAGAAGTTCAACTGATCTGCCGCCCTGGTAATGCGCTGTACGCTTTACATACGGGGACGCTGATGCAATATCCGCTAAACGATGTTGCCATTGCGCAAATGAAGTCTGGACAGGTGAGTGCACAGCCGATAGACGCTATCTGGCTGGACGATCCGAAACATCCTGGCAAGAAGAAAAGTCTTCAGCCATTTATCGAGCGTGCAGAGCAACTGTGCCAATCAGATGCGAAACCATGA
- a CDS encoding DNA polymerase III subunit theta: MGYNLAELSKEEMDKVNVDLAASGVAFKERYNMPVIPEAVEREQPEHLRNYFRERVMFYRQRSLQFSRLPYEPKAK; encoded by the coding sequence ATGGGATATAATCTGGCAGAATTGTCCAAAGAAGAGATGGATAAAGTTAACGTGGATTTGGCGGCATCAGGCGTTGCCTTCAAAGAGCGTTACAATATGCCGGTCATTCCAGAGGCCGTTGAGAGGGAACAGCCCGAGCACCTGCGTAACTATTTTCGTGAACGCGTAATGTTTTATCGCCAGCGCTCACTTCAGTTCTCGCGTTTACCCTACGAACCCAAGGCTAAATAG
- the ftnA gene encoding non-heme ferritin, whose amino-acid sequence MLKKEMIQKLNEQLNLEFYSANLYLQMSAWCGDKGFEGASSFLKTHSQEEMQHMQRLFDYLDDTGSLPILGAIAAPPIDFDSLADVFKLTYEHEQLITAKINELAHAAMALQDYSTFNFLQWYVAEQHEEEKLFRSILDKLALVKASEGGLFFIDQDLKKMSAAAPSA is encoded by the coding sequence ATGTTAAAAAAAGAAATGATTCAGAAGCTGAATGAGCAACTTAATCTGGAGTTTTATTCCGCAAATTTGTATCTGCAGATGAGCGCATGGTGCGGTGACAAAGGTTTTGAAGGTGCATCCAGTTTCCTGAAAACGCATTCTCAGGAAGAAATGCAACATATGCAGCGCCTGTTTGACTATCTGGACGACACGGGAAGCCTGCCTATATTAGGCGCGATTGCCGCACCACCCATTGATTTCGATTCACTGGCTGATGTCTTCAAGCTGACCTATGAACACGAACAGTTGATTACAGCAAAAATTAATGAGCTGGCGCATGCGGCGATGGCGTTGCAGGATTACTCTACATTTAACTTCTTGCAATGGTACGTTGCTGAACAGCATGAAGAAGAGAAACTGTTCCGTTCCATTTTGGACAAACTGGCGTTGGTCAAAGCCAGCGAAGGCGGCCTGTTCTTCATCGATCAGGACCTGAAAAAAATGTCTGCGGCTGCGCCCTCTGCCTAA
- a CDS encoding MurR/RpiR family transcriptional regulator, which translates to MIEWENQISDLQSMFIATSHNSLNDNEMRVYEYIIRNYDKVIYMSVRDLSRECNISSTVVLNFCYKMNFQGYNEFKLSLANHLKKVKEMSENDDMKEIIYFFRMIQYRLFDLTFKNMANFLREANHVIFVGVGSSGGIARYGARMFSNLGKSSHFIDDPWYPVADKNYVNEVAIFLSVSGETPDVLKLATRYKENGCKLLSVSSSQNSSLSKITDLNISYHLPLKLINNDFNVTSQVPAVYILELLGKSLSDNMP; encoded by the coding sequence ATGATAGAATGGGAAAACCAAATCAGTGACCTGCAATCGATGTTTATTGCAACATCGCATAATTCACTTAATGATAATGAAATGCGTGTTTATGAGTATATTATTAGGAATTATGATAAGGTTATTTATATGAGCGTCAGGGATTTATCAAGAGAGTGTAATATATCTTCCACAGTGGTTCTTAATTTTTGCTATAAAATGAATTTTCAGGGTTATAATGAGTTTAAATTAAGTCTTGCGAATCATTTGAAAAAAGTAAAAGAAATGTCTGAAAATGATGATATGAAAGAAATAATTTATTTTTTCAGAATGATTCAGTATCGACTTTTCGATCTTACGTTTAAAAATATGGCGAATTTTTTGCGCGAAGCAAATCATGTCATATTTGTTGGTGTGGGTTCGTCAGGGGGGATAGCGAGATATGGTGCTAGAATGTTTTCTAATTTAGGAAAATCAAGTCACTTTATTGATGATCCATGGTATCCGGTTGCAGATAAAAACTATGTTAATGAGGTAGCCATTTTCTTGTCAGTTTCAGGAGAGACACCTGATGTACTTAAACTTGCTACTAGATATAAAGAGAATGGTTGTAAACTGTTATCAGTTAGCAGTAGTCAGAATTCATCGCTATCTAAAATAACGGATCTTAATATTTCATACCACCTTCCTTTGAAGCTAATAAATAATGATTTCAATGTAACCAGTCAGGTTCCTGCCGTGTATATTCTTGAGCTGTTGGGAAAAAGTTTGTCTGATAACATGCCATGA